A single genomic interval of Chryseobacterium paludis harbors:
- the nusG gene encoding transcription termination/antitermination protein NusG, whose product MSELKWYVLKAISGQENKVKNYIETEIKRLGFEQYVTQVVIPMEKVIQLRNGKKVPKERPYYPGYLMVEADLMGEIPHVIKNIPGVISFLSLTKGGDPVPMRKSEVNRMLGRMDELSEFATDLEIPYVVGENVKVIDGPFNGFNGTIEKILEDKKKIEVSVLIFGRKTPMELSYMQVEKV is encoded by the coding sequence ATGAGCGAATTGAAATGGTATGTGCTGAAAGCAATCAGCGGACAGGAAAATAAAGTGAAAAACTATATTGAGACAGAAATCAAACGTTTAGGGTTTGAGCAGTACGTTACTCAGGTGGTTATTCCTATGGAAAAAGTTATTCAATTAAGGAATGGTAAAAAAGTTCCTAAAGAAAGACCTTACTATCCTGGTTACTTAATGGTTGAAGCAGATTTAATGGGAGAGATTCCTCACGTTATTAAGAATATTCCAGGAGTTATATCTTTCTTAAGCTTAACCAAAGGAGGTGATCCGGTTCCAATGAGAAAATCTGAGGTTAACAGAATGCTTGGAAGAATGGATGAGTTATCAGAATTTGCTACTGATCTTGAAATTCCATATGTAGTAGGAGAGAATGTTAAAGTGATCGATGGTCCATTTAACGGATTCAATGGAACAATTGAAAAAATTCTTGAAGATAAAAAGAAAATTGAAGTTTCTGTTTTAATCTTCGGTAGAAAGACTCCAATGGAGTTAAGCTATATGCAAGTAGAAAAAGTATAA
- the rplA gene encoding 50S ribosomal protein L1 encodes MAKLTKKQKEALSKVEKGRVYNLEEGSALVKEVNTAKFDASVDIAVRLGVDPRKANQMVRGVVSLPHGTGKDVKVLALVTPDKEAEAKEAGADYVGLDEYLQKIKDGWTDVDVIVTMPAVMGKLGPLGRILGPRGLMPNPKSGTVTMEIGKAVTEVKSGKIDFKVDKYGIIHAGIGKVSFDAAQLRENAQELIQTLVKMKPTAAKGTYVKSIYLSSTMSPGIAIDTKSVN; translated from the coding sequence ATGGCAAAATTAACAAAAAAGCAAAAGGAAGCTTTAAGCAAAGTAGAAAAAGGAAGAGTATATAATCTTGAAGAAGGTTCAGCTCTTGTAAAAGAAGTGAACACTGCAAAATTTGATGCTTCTGTAGATATCGCTGTTAGATTGGGTGTAGATCCAAGAAAAGCAAACCAAATGGTAAGAGGTGTAGTATCTCTTCCTCATGGAACTGGTAAAGATGTTAAAGTATTAGCTCTTGTAACTCCAGATAAAGAAGCTGAAGCTAAAGAAGCTGGTGCTGATTATGTAGGTCTTGACGAATATTTACAAAAAATAAAAGATGGTTGGACTGATGTTGACGTTATCGTTACTATGCCAGCTGTTATGGGTAAATTAGGACCTTTAGGTAGAATATTAGGACCAAGAGGTTTGATGCCTAACCCTAAATCAGGAACAGTAACTATGGAAATAGGAAAAGCTGTAACTGAAGTGAAATCAGGTAAAATTGATTTCAAAGTAGATAAATATGGTATTATCCATGCAGGTATTGGTAAAGTATCTTTTGATGCTGCTCAATTAAGAGAAAATGCTCAGGAATTAATCCAGACATTGGTTAAAATGAAACCAACTGCTGCTAAAGGAACTTATGTGAAGAGTATTTATTTATCCTCTACAATGAGCCCGGGTATTGCAATTGATACTAAATCTGTTAACTAA
- the rplJ gene encoding 50S ribosomal protein L10, with translation MTKDQKVVAIQEIKDLLQDAKVVYVADLDGLNAAKSSEFRRQAFKQNIKVKVVKNTLLQKAMEQIEGVDYSEMFQTFKGNTALMVGETANGPAKLIQGFRKKEDKPALKSAYLQETFYVGDENLTALANIKSREEMIGEIIGLLQSPIQRVVSALQNKPETVEAKAEEVAAAPAVEETPAEAAPEAPAAESTEETPSAE, from the coding sequence ATGACAAAAGACCAAAAAGTTGTAGCAATACAAGAGATCAAAGACTTGCTTCAGGATGCAAAAGTAGTATACGTAGCAGATCTAGATGGGTTGAACGCTGCTAAGTCTTCAGAATTCAGAAGACAGGCTTTCAAACAAAACATCAAAGTAAAAGTGGTAAAAAACACACTTTTACAAAAAGCAATGGAGCAGATTGAAGGAGTAGATTACTCTGAAATGTTCCAGACTTTTAAAGGGAATACTGCATTAATGGTTGGAGAAACTGCAAACGGTCCAGCAAAATTAATCCAGGGATTCAGAAAGAAAGAAGATAAGCCGGCTTTAAAATCTGCTTACCTTCAGGAAACTTTCTATGTTGGAGACGAAAACTTAACTGCACTTGCTAACATCAAGTCTAGAGAAGAAATGATTGGTGAAATCATCGGATTACTTCAATCTCCAATTCAAAGAGTTGTTTCTGCTCTTCAAAACAAACCTGAAACAGTAGAAGCGAAAGCTGAAGAAGTAGCTGCTGCACCTGCTGTTGAAGAAACTCCTGCTGAAGCAGCTCCAGAAGCTCCTGCAGCAGAAAGCACGGAAGAAACTCCAAGTGCTGAATAA
- the rplK gene encoding 50S ribosomal protein L11: MAKKVFKMVKLQVKGGAANPSPPVGPALGSAGVNIMEFCKQFNGRTQDKPGQVLPVVITVYEDKSFEFVIKTPPAAIQLMDAAKIKGGSGEPNRNKVGSVSWDQVKKIAEDKMVDLNCFTLDSALSMVAGTARSMGLRVTGTKPANA, translated from the coding sequence ATGGCTAAAAAAGTCTTTAAAATGGTAAAGCTTCAGGTGAAGGGAGGGGCTGCAAACCCGTCTCCACCAGTAGGTCCTGCATTAGGTTCTGCCGGTGTAAACATCATGGAGTTTTGTAAACAATTTAACGGAAGAACTCAGGATAAGCCTGGTCAAGTTTTGCCAGTAGTAATTACTGTATACGAAGACAAATCTTTTGAATTCGTAATTAAAACTCCTCCAGCTGCAATTCAGTTAATGGATGCTGCAAAAATTAAAGGAGGTTCCGGAGAACCAAACAGAAACAAAGTAGGTTCTGTATCTTGGGATCAAGTAAAGAAAATCGCAGAAGATAAAATGGTAGACCTTAACTGTTTTACATTGGACTCTGCTCTTTCTATGGTTGCAGGTACTGCTAGATCTATGGGATTGAGAGTAACAGGAACTAAACCAGCTAACGCTTAA
- the secE gene encoding preprotein translocase subunit SecE, with the protein MSSFIDFLKGSYNEFRHKVEWPKWADLQSSTIVVTIATVILALFTFGVDELFSKAISNIIGMLINVFN; encoded by the coding sequence ATGAGTTCATTTATCGATTTTTTAAAAGGTTCTTATAACGAATTCAGACATAAAGTTGAATGGCCAAAATGGGCTGATCTGCAATCATCTACAATTGTAGTAACTATTGCAACAGTTATTCTGGCGTTATTTACCTTTGGAGTTGACGAATTGTTTTCAAAAGCAATTAGCAACATAATAGGAATGCTAATTAATGTGTTCAACTAA
- the rplL gene encoding 50S ribosomal protein L7/L12 yields MSDLKNLAETLVNLTVKDVNELATILKDEYGIEPAAAAVVVAAGGGEAAEEKTEFDVILKAAGASKLAIVKLVKDLTGAGLKEAKDIVDGAPAAIKTGISKDEAEALKKQLEEAGAEVEVK; encoded by the coding sequence ATGTCAGATTTAAAAAATTTAGCTGAAACGCTAGTAAACTTAACAGTAAAAGACGTAAATGAATTAGCTACTATCCTTAAGGATGAGTACGGAATTGAGCCAGCTGCTGCTGCTGTAGTAGTTGCTGCAGGTGGTGGAGAAGCTGCTGAAGAAAAGACTGAATTCGATGTAATTCTTAAGGCTGCAGGTGCATCTAAATTGGCTATCGTTAAATTGGTAAAAGATTTAACTGGTGCTGGTCTTAAAGAAGCTAAAGATATCGTAGATGGAGCTCCTGCTGCAATCAAAACTGGTATCTCTAAAGACGAAGCTGAAGCTCTTAAGAAGCAACTTGAAGAAGCTGGTGCTGAAGTAGAAGTAAAATAA
- the tuf gene encoding elongation factor Tu — MAKETFNRNKPHLNIGTIGHVDHGKTTLTAAISAVLASKGLAEKKDFSAIDSAPEEKERGITINTAHIEYETENRHYAHVDCPGHADYVKNMVTGAAQMDGAIVVCAATDGPMPQTREHILLCRQVNVPRIVVFMNKVDMVDDAELLELVEMELRDLLSTYDFDGDNSPVIQGSALGALTAATATPVNTEDKWFKSVEELMDAVDTWIEQPTRDMDKPFLMPIEDVFSITGRGTVATGRIEAGVINTGDPVDIVGMGDEKLTSTITGVEMFRKILDRGEAGDNVGLLLRGIEKTDIKRGMVIAKKDSVKPHKKFKASVYILSKEEGGRHTPFHNKYRPQFYVRTTDVTGEIFLPQGVEMVMPGDNLEITVELLQPIALNVGLRFAIREGGRTVGSGQVTEILD, encoded by the coding sequence ATGGCAAAGGAAACGTTTAATCGTAACAAACCACACTTGAACATTGGTACTATTGGTCACGTTGACCATGGTAAAACTACTCTTACAGCTGCTATTTCTGCTGTATTAGCTAGCAAGGGTCTTGCTGAGAAAAAAGACTTCTCTGCGATTGACTCTGCTCCAGAAGAAAAAGAAAGAGGGATCACTATCAATACTGCTCACATTGAGTACGAAACTGAAAATAGACACTATGCTCACGTTGACTGTCCAGGTCACGCCGACTATGTTAAAAACATGGTAACTGGTGCTGCTCAGATGGATGGAGCAATCGTAGTATGTGCTGCAACAGATGGACCAATGCCTCAGACAAGAGAACATATCTTACTTTGTCGTCAGGTAAACGTACCTAGAATTGTTGTTTTCATGAACAAAGTTGACATGGTAGACGATGCTGAGTTATTAGAGCTTGTTGAAATGGAGCTTAGAGACTTATTATCTACTTATGATTTTGACGGAGATAACTCTCCTGTAATTCAAGGTTCTGCACTAGGTGCACTTACTGCAGCTACTGCAACTCCTGTTAACACAGAAGATAAGTGGTTCAAAAGCGTAGAAGAATTAATGGATGCTGTTGATACTTGGATCGAGCAACCAACAAGAGATATGGATAAGCCATTCTTGATGCCTATTGAAGATGTATTCTCTATTACAGGTAGAGGTACTGTAGCAACTGGTAGAATAGAGGCAGGTGTTATTAATACTGGAGATCCAGTTGATATCGTAGGTATGGGTGATGAAAAATTAACTTCTACAATTACAGGAGTTGAGATGTTCAGAAAAATCCTAGACAGAGGTGAAGCTGGTGACAACGTAGGTCTATTGTTGAGAGGTATTGAAAAAACTGACATCAAGAGAGGTATGGTTATCGCTAAGAAAGATTCTGTGAAGCCACACAAAAAATTCAAAGCATCTGTTTATATCCTTTCTAAAGAAGAAGGTGGACGTCACACTCCATTCCACAACAAATACCGTCCTCAGTTCTATGTAAGAACTACTGACGTTACAGGTGAGATCTTCTTACCACAAGGTGTAGAAATGGTAATGCCTGGTGATAACTTAGAGATCACTGTAGAATTACTTCAACCAATCGCTCTTAACGTAGGTCTTAGATTTGCGATCAGAGAAGGAGGTAGAACAGTAGGTTCTGGTCAGGTTACTGAAATCTTAGATTAA